In Haliaeetus albicilla chromosome 2, bHalAlb1.1, whole genome shotgun sequence, a single genomic region encodes these proteins:
- the SPMIP4 gene encoding LOW QUALITY PROTEIN: sperm-associated microtubule inner protein 4 (The sequence of the model RefSeq protein was modified relative to this genomic sequence to represent the inferred CDS: substituted 1 base at 1 genomic stop codon): MMLLHALPHYYREIEGTEILSRTFESNEVLTPLQIPSCPTISQDGYKEFTESLHCCKLPWGAERKHGGIALPVLPEDNRAKGKYPCTFVKGHQTYGSGVDPWRPRLLCLPFPTSHPYHTHISTYAMIPNFRSHEDFNTAIDASSHQPFHPNIPTKAFDVVVLRKTRGNPYRHEVVRIPSDSQKKAVHWPGQHAYFQGFKELEYNLSPRTTNMLRNTERVLRISTXSLDFRGSGPTSPFILRNYYMKAVGRLTGELGEDVELKQNFLPSLSQVRPLEGYTACLLPHESNLQEQYSSKQATLSQTCYLKVHYLDTRLPIYKLQNITDTLQTEALYRGQLSGRPELESLPKSACPLSYGDFKPRHLDQHTIWENPVSLNKPGLPLDVKSKERRILVHKLWHQEACQPSWRPEDGPRQTALPEWIPSCKVPLPSCKVPQNQTALLELQHSFCKTAAQKHFHDSIRGETKDLRGNITEGKRHKFCGFNAFHFFN, from the exons ATGATGCTGCTGCATGCCCTGCCCCACTACTATAGAGAAATTGAGGGAACTGAAATCCTGTCAAGAACCTTTGAGTCCAATGAAGTACTAACTCCACTTCAAATTCCTTCTTGTCCAACCATCTCACAAGATGG atataAAGAGTTCACGGAATCCCTTCATTGCTGCAAgcttccctggggagcagaAAGGAAGCATGGAGGAATTGCACTACCTGTACTGCCAGAAGACAACAGGGCAAAGGGTAAGTATCCATGTACATTTGTTAAAGGACATCAAACTTATGGTAGTGGTGTAGACCCTTGGCGGCCAAG ACTACTGTGCCTGCCATTTCCCACCTCTCATCCCTACCACACACACATCTCTACATATGCCATGATCCCAAACTTCAGATCACATGAGGATTTCAACACTGCGATTGATGCAAGCAGTCATCAGCCTTTCCATCCCAATATCCCTACCAAGGCTTTTGATGTGGTTGTTCTGAGAAAGACCAGAG GTAATCCATACAGGCATGAAGTTGTCCGTATTCCCTCTGACTCCCAGAAGAAGGCTGTACACTGGCCGGGACAGCACGCATACTTCCAAGG TTTTAAAGAGCTAGAATATAACCTCTCTCCAAGAACAACCAATATGCTACGAAACACTGAAAGAGTTCTGAGGATCTCAACATAGAGTTTGGACTTCAGAG GAAGCGGTCCCACAAGTCCCTTTATCCTGCGTAACTATTACATGAAAGCAGTTGGCAGATTAACTGGAGAACTAGGAGAAGATGTGGAACTA aaacagaattttctgcCTAGTCTCTCACAAGTGAGACCTCTTGAAGGGTACACTGCATGTTTACTTCCCCATGAATCAAATCTGCAAGAACAGTACTCCTCCA AGCAGGCCACTCTGTCTCAGACATGCTACCTGAAAGTTCATTATTTGGATACAAGGCTGCCAATATACAAACTTCAGAATATTACTGACACATTGCAAACAGAAGCATTGTACAGGGGGCAGCTTTCAGGAAGGCCTGAACTTGAATCCCTTCCAAAATCTGCATGTCCCCTTTCCTATGGAGACTTCAAGCCCAGACATTTGGATCAACATACAATATGGGAAAACCCAGTTAGTCTAAATAAGCCAGGCTTACCACTGGATGTAAAGAGTAAGGAAAGAAGAATTTTGGTGCACAAGCTTTGGCATCAAGAAGCATGTCAGCCTTCATGGAGACCAGAGGATGGGCCAAGACAGACAGCACTGCCTGAATGGATACCTAGCTGTAAGGTTCCTCTCCCTAGCTGTAAGGTTCCTCAGAACCAGacagcactgctggagctgcagcattCCTTCTGTAAGACAGCagcacaaaaacattttcatgatTCCATAAGAGGAGAGACAAAAGACCTCCGAGGTAACATTACTGAGGGGAAAAGACACAAATTCTGTGGTTtcaatgcttttcatttctttaattgA